Proteins co-encoded in one Acidithiobacillus caldus ATCC 51756 genomic window:
- the fabD gene encoding ACP S-malonyltransferase, with protein sequence MLGSVAFVFPGQGSQSQGMLADLGSSHPLVAELFAEASDLLHEDLWKLVQEGPAERLQQTQWTQPIMLAAGFAVYRVWEEEGGASPDFLAGHSLGEYTALVAADALDFSAAIPLVATRGRLMQAAVPEGEGAMAALIGLADEDVRALCQELAQGAVLSAANYNAPGQVVVAGEKAAVDRLVEAARSAGVKRVVVLPVSVPSHCALMAPAQEAFREALEAVEFRAPKAMVVHNADVQSYSSPAAIRDALLRQLTAPVRWTETIRFLARQGATTFVEMGPGRVLSGLGKRIEPSLTMVHVEDRKSLRSTLELLG encoded by the coding sequence TTGCTCGGTTCCGTTGCCTTCGTTTTTCCAGGTCAGGGCTCACAGTCCCAGGGAATGCTCGCTGACCTTGGATCGTCCCATCCTCTCGTGGCAGAGCTCTTTGCCGAGGCTTCCGATCTCCTCCACGAGGATCTCTGGAAGCTGGTACAGGAAGGCCCGGCAGAGCGCCTCCAGCAGACCCAGTGGACCCAGCCCATCATGCTGGCGGCGGGCTTCGCCGTGTATCGGGTGTGGGAGGAGGAGGGCGGTGCCAGCCCCGATTTTCTGGCTGGCCACTCCTTAGGTGAGTATACGGCGCTGGTGGCCGCCGACGCCCTGGATTTTTCCGCAGCCATCCCGCTGGTGGCCACGCGCGGGCGCCTGATGCAGGCGGCAGTGCCCGAGGGAGAGGGGGCCATGGCCGCCCTGATCGGCCTGGCCGATGAGGATGTGCGTGCCCTCTGCCAGGAACTGGCGCAAGGCGCGGTGCTGTCGGCGGCCAACTACAACGCACCGGGACAGGTGGTGGTGGCCGGTGAAAAAGCCGCCGTGGATCGTTTGGTGGAAGCGGCGCGGAGCGCCGGCGTCAAGCGGGTCGTGGTGCTGCCCGTCAGTGTGCCGAGTCACTGCGCGCTGATGGCGCCGGCGCAGGAAGCCTTCCGCGAAGCCCTGGAGGCCGTGGAGTTTCGCGCGCCCAAGGCGATGGTCGTGCACAATGCCGATGTGCAAAGCTACAGCAGCCCCGCTGCCATTCGCGACGCGCTCCTGCGGCAGTTGACGGCGCCAGTGCGCTGGACGGAGACCATACGCTTCCTCGCGCGCCAGGGAGCCACCACCTTTGTGGAGATGGGACCCGGACGCGTGCTGTCTGGGCTTGGAAAACGCATCGAGCCGAGCCTGACCATGGTACACGTAGAGGACCGCAAGAGCCTCAGATCCACCCTGGAACTGCTGGGATGA
- the fabG gene encoding 3-oxoacyl-ACP reductase FabG, with the protein MSAAMELQGKVALVTGASRGIGAAIAERLAAAGARVVGTATSAASAEVIGARLGDRGGLGMVLDVTDDAAMDAVVREIVAQLGSVDILVNNAGITRDQLLLRMKDDDWDRVLDTNLRAVYRLSRLCLRGMLKAQCGRIINVTSVVGSMGNPGQSNYAAAKAGVAGFTRALAREVAARGITVNCVAPGFIETDMTAALPAAQREALLAQIPAARLGQAQEVAAAVAWLAGPQTAYITGQSLHINGGLWME; encoded by the coding sequence ATGAGCGCGGCCATGGAATTGCAGGGAAAGGTTGCATTGGTGACGGGGGCGAGCCGCGGTATCGGCGCCGCCATTGCCGAGCGGCTGGCGGCGGCGGGCGCGCGCGTCGTGGGTACGGCGACCAGTGCCGCTAGTGCCGAAGTCATTGGCGCGCGCCTGGGGGATCGGGGCGGACTGGGTATGGTCCTCGACGTCACCGACGATGCCGCCATGGATGCCGTTGTGCGTGAGATCGTCGCCCAGCTGGGGTCGGTGGACATCCTGGTCAATAATGCCGGCATCACCCGCGATCAACTGCTGCTGCGCATGAAGGACGACGACTGGGATCGTGTGCTCGACACCAATCTGCGCGCCGTCTACCGCCTGAGTCGCCTGTGCCTGCGCGGTATGCTCAAGGCGCAGTGTGGACGCATCATCAACGTTACCTCGGTGGTGGGCAGCATGGGCAATCCCGGGCAGAGCAACTATGCCGCGGCCAAGGCCGGCGTGGCCGGATTTACCCGGGCACTGGCGCGGGAAGTGGCGGCGCGGGGCATTACCGTCAACTGCGTGGCGCCGGGCTTCATCGAAACCGACATGACCGCTGCTTTACCCGCGGCGCAGCGCGAGGCGCTACTGGCCCAGATTCCCGCGGCACGTCTTGGGCAGGCGCAGGAAGTGGCCGCGGCGGTGGCCTGGCTGGCCGGGCCGCAGACCGCCTATATCACCGGCCAGAGCCTACACATCAATGGCGGTTTGTGGATGGAATGA
- the acpP gene encoding acyl carrier protein, translated as MDDVAARVKKVVVEQLGVNEDEVTNEASFVDDLGADSLDTVELVMALEEEFDCEIPDEEAEKIATVQQAIDYISAHLPKQDA; from the coding sequence ATGGATGATGTGGCAGCACGTGTGAAGAAAGTGGTCGTGGAACAGCTGGGAGTCAACGAGGATGAGGTCACCAACGAGGCGTCCTTCGTGGACGATCTGGGTGCAGATTCCCTGGACACCGTGGAACTGGTGATGGCCCTGGAAGAAGAGTTCGACTGTGAGATTCCGGACGAAGAAGCTGAAAAGATTGCCACCGTGCAGCAGGCCATTGATTACATCAGCGCGCATTTGCCCAAGCAGGATGCCTGA